The genomic region GTCCTCGTGAAGCTTACGGCGCAGGAGGAGTACGGTATCCGCTGCCTGCTCCAGCTTGCCCGACGCGCCCACGAGTCCCAACCGGTCACCGTGCGCGAGGTGGCGGCCTCGGAAAGCCTGTCTCCCGCCTACGCGGAAAAACTGTTGCGCATCCTCAGCCGAGCCGGGCTGGCAGAGTCCATTCGGGGCACGCGGGGTGGTTACCGGATGACGAGACCTCCGGAGGAGGTCACGATGGGCCAGGCGATTCGCGCCCTCGGTGGCTTCATCACCCAGTCCGATCTCTGTGCGCGGTTCACGGGACAAGACGCTTGCTGTGTCCACCTGACGGACTGCGGGCTCCGGCCGGTCTGGACGGCGGTCAACCTGCACGTCGAGAGACTGCTGGACAGCATGTCTCTGAGCTCGCTCCTCCAAGGAGAGCGCGCCATCGCGTCACGGCTCGATGAGACAACGATCGAGTGGAACCGCTGTCTCGTTCCGTTACAAACGTCAACGCCACCAGGATCGACGAGGGAGGTGTGATCATGAAGACCCTCTTGAGCTTGACGAGTTATCCGACACCCAGCACGACCCGGTCGCTCGACGACTCCGGCTCGCGAAGAAGCGAATGGCCCGAAGAGTGGCGACATGAACAGGAAGAAGACGAGCTGGGCGCCTCGGCCGTTGAAACGTCCGATCGCGTCGAGCCCCGGCTCGATTCTCCGTCCGACGTCGGCTACTTCCTGAACCTCGCCGGCCGTTACCGGTTGCTCACCGCCGCGCGCGAGAAGGAGCTGGCCACGGTGATCTGGAGGGCCCGACGACGATTGGTTCAGGCGATGGAGCTCGCGCGTCGTTCGGACGGCAAGGTCACGATCGAGGTTCCCGCGGAGATTCGAGTTCCA from Vicinamibacteria bacterium harbors:
- a CDS encoding Rrf2 family transcriptional regulator, with translation MKLTAQEEYGIRCLLQLARRAHESQPVTVREVAASESLSPAYAEKLLRILSRAGLAESIRGTRGGYRMTRPPEEVTMGQAIRALGGFITQSDLCARFTGQDACCVHLTDCGLRPVWTAVNLHVERLLDSMSLSSLLQGERAIASRLDETTIEWNRCLVPLQTSTPPGSTREV